One Tubulanus polymorphus chromosome 5, tnTubPoly1.2, whole genome shotgun sequence DNA segment encodes these proteins:
- the LOC141905565 gene encoding coiled-coil domain-containing protein 138-like — MSYEPINSADSDFDGLVIISEKKEYYSPQEYEQLTDYDAEESTANTTIEPTIIRHSNETLRLFDSADEESPSGRQAPIRAGEESPRRGTVIRTDVEINRLNKMIRRASLESLKSVTEEEEENDDETGADDDEIEAGSDLNTVGVYSELQLIHNQLKEKSLIIHQKELEVAEREKKIALAEARMFTFLEQEIDKTCKVREESLKQQHQQEISNLDELLKSKTKENKRLKDSFDNIKQGNDSLRKQLEDLQVQHEKLEKQSSGLQARLTNLQRIKGAPTKTTKQDADILLEIQKKQSPPKERIQPIKIPKLPQVTYEVMATLLEWISDSNLSLINSEDKTLSPGQQKHVHDKCIKVLPGLVDILRDSPMVNIKICLPSLQFIYWALVHMDKTPTQGTQKSSIYTSTFRRLGEELYRPRSVRFTEVLVDEPVAPPSPRDSIFSPRPPTLKIREGFYFKSNNLHVRFLSCLIILKTLTQADHIAQVFECLRDDLRSEAGKQLFLHYQATTVMLHHFRPVNKILLGYAMDVLLQMSMDSHILPSFLDTCSNETWFRACAMVVRMPNINPKIIEKLSVLLQKLSKIRGNKKLFEIYGITSCIHDVLRNTEAEQTFLALNLKSTLLNLGSRPAMLQ, encoded by the exons ATGAGTTACGAACCAATTAATTCAGCTGATAGTGACTTCGATG GTCTTGTGATAATATCTGAGAAGAAGGAATATTATTCACCGCAGGAATACGAACAGTTGACTGATTACGATGCAGAAG aatcAACCGCGAACACAACAATTGAACCGACGATTATTCGTCATTCCAACGAAACGTTGCGTCTGTTCGATTCAGCAGATGAGGAATCACCGAGCGGACGACAAGCTCCGATTCGCGCTGGTGAGGAATCGCCGAGACGAGGAACGGTGATTCGAACGGATGTTGAAATCAATCGATTGAACAAAATGATTCGTCGCGCGAGTTTAGAATCGTTGAAATCCGTGACCGAAGAAGAGGAAGAGAATGATGATGAAACGGgagctgatgatgatgaaattgaagCTGGTAGTGATTTGAACACAGTCGGGGTTTATTCAGAATTACAGCTTATTCACAATCAACTGaag GAGAAGAGTTTGATTATTCATCAGAAGGAACTGGAAGTCGCTGAACGCGAGAAAAAGATCGCTTTAGCCGAAGCTCGAATGTTTACATTTTTGGAACAAGAAATCGATAAAACTTGTAAAGTTCGCGAAGAA tcTCTGAaacaacaacatcaacaaGAAATCTCAAACCTCGACGAACTTTTAAAGTCGAAAacgaaagaaaataaacgatTGAAAGATAGTTTTGATAACATCAAACAGGGAAATGATTCCCTGCGCAAACAG TTGGAAGATTTACAAGTACAACACGAGAAGTTGGAGAAACAATCGTCTGGTTTACAGGCACGTCTTACTAACCTACAGAGAATTAAAGGCGCTCCGACAAAAACGACGAAACAAGATGCAGATATTCTGTTAGAAATACAGAAAAAACAGTCACCTCCTAAAGAAAGAATACAACCAATCAAGATTCCCAAG TTGCCGCAAGTGACCTATGAAGTGATGGCTACGTTATTAGAGTGGATTTCTGATTCGAATCTCAGCCTAATCAATTCTGAAGATAAAACTCTATCTCCTGGTCAACAAAAACATGTTCATGATAAATGCATTAAG GTTTTACCAGGTTTAGTGGATATTCTTCGTGATTCACCGATGGTAAACATTAAGATCTGTCTTCCATCTCTACAGTTCATATACTGGGCATTAGTTCATATGGATAAAACTCCTACTCAAGGCACACAG AAATCCTCGATCTACACGTCGACGTTTCGTCGTTTAGGGGAAGAGTTGTATCGGCCTCGTAGCGTACGATTTACCGAGGTTCTCGTCGATGAACCGGTGGCACCCCCTTCACCTCGAGATTCTATATTCAGTCCGCGACCTCCTAcgttgaaaatcagggaaggATTCTACTTTAAAAGCAATAATTTGCATGTTAGATTCTTGTCTTGTCTTATCATACTGAAAACTTTAACTCAAG CTGATCATATAGCTCAGGTGTTTGAATGTTTACGCGATGATTTACGATCTGAAGCCGGTAAACAGTTGTTTTTACATTATCAGGCAACTACTGTCATGTTACACCATTTCAGACCAGTCAACAAG ATTCTGCTCGGTTATGCGATGGATGTTCTGTTGCAAATGTCGATGGATTCACATATTTTACCATCGTTTCTGGATACGTGCAGCAATGAAACTTGGTTCCGAGCGTGTGCGATGGTCGTACGAATGCCGAACATCAACCcgaaaatcatcgaaaaactCAGCGTTTTACTTCAAAAACTGTCGAAAATAAG AGGAAACAAGAAACTGTTTGAAATTTATGGCATTACTTCATGTATTCACGACGTTCTCAGAAACACCGAAGCTGAACAGACATTCTTGGCATTAAATCTGAAATCTACATTACTGAATCTAGGAAGCCGTCCTGCCATGCTTCAGTAA
- the LOC141905904 gene encoding N-terminal Xaa-Pro-Lys N-methyltransferase 1-like — protein sequence MMRPVNTNIDEDSTQRPKFYTDAEKYWGSVPSTVNGMLGGFSHISPTDINGSRDFIIPFLEKDSQTGTGKKRALDCGAGIGRITKRLLLPIFDEVDMVEVNPNFIEEAKTFLGDEAKRVGNFFCSGLQNFTPEKGRYDVIWIQWVIGHLTDKDFVDFLNRCVEGLTQNGLIVVKDNLSSTELLFDEQDSSYTRTQQQLEAVFESAGFRILKNEKQKNFPTGLYAVRTYALQK from the exons ATGATGCGACCCGTAAATACCAATATTGATGAAG ATAGCACTCAGCGGCCGAAATTTTACACTGATGCGGAAAAATACTGGGGAAGCGTGCCGTCGACTGTGAATGGAATGTTAGGTGGATTTTCACATATATCACCAACTGATATCAATGGATCTCGAGATTTCATCATACCATTTCTAGAAAAg GATTCACAAACAGGAACCGGTAAAAAGCGAGCTCTCGATTGCGGTGCGGGAATCGGTCGTATCACCAAACGACTTTTACTGCCGATATTTGACGAGGTCGATATGGTCGAGGTCAATCCTAATTTCATCGAAGAAGCGAAAACGTTCCTCGGCGATGAGGCTAAACGCGTCGGCAATTTTTTCTGTAGCGGTTTACAGAATTTCACTCCGGAAAAAGGACGTTACGACGTGATATGGATTCAGTGGGTTATCGGCCATTTAACCGATAAAGACTTTGTTGATTTTTTGAATCGTTGCGTCGAAGGCTTGACGCAGAACGGTCTGATCGTCGTGaaagataatttatcatctacgGAATTACTGTTCGATGAACAGGATAGTAGTTACACTCGTACTCAACAACAATTAGAAGCCGTGTTCGAAAGCGCTGGAtttagaatattgaaaaacGAGAAACAGAAAAATTTTCCGACCGGTCTATACGCGGTACGCACATACGCGCTTCAAAAATAA